The proteins below are encoded in one region of Telopea speciosissima isolate NSW1024214 ecotype Mountain lineage chromosome 10, Tspe_v1, whole genome shotgun sequence:
- the LOC122643041 gene encoding uncharacterized protein LOC122643041, with protein sequence MGQTMKKLAAGEDEKKAKEIRPTIEECYVRWFSEPSNFNNSADFYHAICETIDEINKKLGNTQFRVPNTATLKKAYEEHHQIKKDKDGNPLPLTKEEFGKILQAVMFDTEVTGIGAKDILFYIFGIPATALLIKNRVIPSAIPNELFIPGITSATVFVLAKLNKI encoded by the exons ATGGGGCAAACCATGAAGAAATTAGCAGCtg GTGAAGACGAAAAGAAGGCTAAGGAAATCCGTCCCACAATAGAAGAATGCTACGTTCGCTGGTTTTCTGAACCTTCCAATTTCAACAATTCGGCTGACTTCTACCATGCAATTTGTGAAACTATcga TGAGATCAACAAAAAGCTTGGAAACACACAATTTCGGGTACCAAACACTGCGACCCTCAAAAAAGCATACGAA GAACACCATCAGATCAAAAAAGACAAAGATGGCAACCCCTTGCCCTTGACTAAGGAAGAGTTTGGAAAGATCCTACAAGCTGTGATGTTTGATACAGAGGTTACTGGAATTGGAGCAAAAGATATACTCTTTTACATCTTTGGTATTCCAGCTACAGCATTATTAATTAAGAACCGTGTGATCCCATCTGCAATCCCTAATGAACTGTTTATCCCGGGAATTACATCTGCCACTGTCTTTGTTCTTGCAAAACTTAACAAGATATGA